The following coding sequences are from one Cercospora beticola chromosome 4, complete sequence window:
- a CDS encoding uncharacterized protein (antiSMASH:Cluster_4~SMCOG1138:FAD linked oxidase domain protein~CAZy:AA7), protein MDIASILASRLSTSARVGTPGSENFAESDLRYTQYGRPSYSVSVMPASEEDVVQTVKFCHERGISFAARSGHHCVTTSMRHLCDGILIDMRALSKIELNDAKDQASCQGGLITEDLVAFLHHHHREVTIGSCPTTGVIGVAFGAGLGRLQGKYGYLHDNLISCRLVLADGSVVTASEASHRDLFWAVRGAGHNFGICLEATFRVYEQANNGIHYSWDLEYRLEHCDDVFSTINDVHANMPADLAIFVVWRRESPKTGLKHLILVNLVWSGPEEGAASWIEQFEKIGPAYHSGKVTTTWPNLPWETYGGMNKMLSRPEKWELLPYKMMSAVNVKAFDLGTTRAFFESVKAMNKGWDGKGWFGAMFECLPNQQTRALPNDATAFPWRGTDHFLMMTATPRSLDDRDEFEAHLDEWKAKFVNVSGYGRLCQYVNYGSTTVTVQDPPEAMYGYEPWRLEKLRTLKRQYDPGNVFRWYQPFV, encoded by the exons ATGGACATTGCAAGCATACTCGCCTCAAGACTGTCGACATCCGCCCGCGTAGGCACGCCGGGAAGTGAGAATTTCGCGGAGTCGGATTTGCGCTACACGCAATATGGCCG ACCATCATACAGCGTATCGGTAATGCCAGCAAGCGAAGAGGACGTCGTCCAAACAGTGAAATTCTGTCACGAGCGTGGTATCTCTTTCGCAGCG CGATCGGGGCATCACTGCGTGACGACGTCGATGCGCCATCTCTGCGATGGCATCTTGATTGATATGCGCGCGCTGTCCAAGA TCGAATTGAACGACGCCAAGGATCAAGCATCGTGCCAAGGGGGGTTAATTACTGAAGACCTCGTCGctttcctccaccaccaccaccgcgaaGTCA CAATCGGCAGCTGTCCCACCACCGGCGTGATCGGCGTTGCCTTCGGAGCAGGACTCGGAAGGCTGCAAGGCAAATATGGCTACCTCCACGACAACTTGATATCTTGTCGTTTGGTCCTCGCCGACGGCAGCGTGGTCACCGCATCAGAAGCCTCACATCGCGACCTCTTCTGGGCAGTCAGAGGCGCCGGTCACAATTTTGGAATATGCCTCGAGGCAACCTTCCGAGTGTACGAGCAAGCAAACAATGGGATCCACTACTCGTGGGACCTAGAATACCGCCTGGAACACTGCGATGATGTATTCTCCACCATCAATGACGTCCACGCCAACATGCCCGCCGACTTGGCCATCTTCGTGGTGTGGCGGCGGGAGAGCCCCAAGACTGGTCTGAAgcatctcatcctcgtcaaccTCGTCTGGTCAGGTCCAGAGGAAGGTGCAGCATCTTGGATAGAGCAGTTTGAAAAAATTGGACCTGCATATCACAGTGGCAAGGTCACAACTACATGGCCAAACCTGCCATGGGAAACATATGGCGGCATGAACAAGATGCTATCCCGCCCGGAAAAGTGGGAGCTCCTACCATACAAGATGATGAGCGCTGTGAACGTCAAGGCGTTCGACCTGGGCACCACCAGAGCATTCTTCGAAAGCGTGAAAGCAATGAACAAGGGGTGGGATGGCAAGGGCTGGTTCGGCGCCATGTTCGAATGTCTTCCCAACCAGCAGACACGTGCACTTCCCAACGATGCAACGGCCTTTCCATGGCGTGGAACAGATCATTTCCTGATGATGACTGCGACTCCAAGGTCGCTGGACGATCGTGATGAGTTCGAGGCACACCTGGACGAATGGAAGGCCAAGTTTGTCAATGTTTCTGGTTACGGTCGGCTTTGTCAATATGTCAACTACGGCAGCACAACCGTCACTGTCCAGGACCCGCCTGAGGCAATGTACGGATATGAGCCTTGGAGATTGGAGAAGCTGAGGACACTGAAACGCCAGTATGATCCCGGTAATGTCTTCCGCTGGTATCAACCATTTGTCTGA